The Acidobacteriota bacterium sequence GCGAGCCGGCTGATGTCCCGGAAGATCGTCGCCGAGCTTCTCGACCGCCCCCGCCCCGCGGCACGCATGGCTCCGCTCCGCCTGCGGGCTCTCGTCCGCTTCTACGCGCCGCTCGGGTTGACGACCTTCATCGCCCTCTCGGCCCAGCCGCTCGTCACCTTCTTCATGGGCCGGGCGCGCTTCCCGGTCGAATCGCTGGCCGTGCTGCCGGTGATCCATGGCCTGACGTTCATCTTCCGCGCGGTCGGCCTCTCGTACCTCGAGGTCGTCATCGCGCTCCTCGGTCCACGCCGCGAGCACTTCGCGCGATTGCGCAACTTCGCCGGCCTGCTGGCGGTGGCCGCCACGGCCGGCCTGTCGGCCATCGCCCTGACGCCGCTGGCCAACGTGTGGTTCCGGACGGTTTCCGGACTGAGCCGGGAGCTCGCGGAGTTCGCGCTGTTGCCGCTGGCCATCCTGGCCGTCTTCCCCGCGCTCTCGGTCGCGCTGCACCTGCAGAGAGGGGTGCTGGTGCACGCCCGCCACACACGCCCGACGGCCCGGGCGACCGCGCTCGAGGTGCTGACGGTGGCGGCGGCGCTGGCCGCCACGATCCACGGGCTCGGACTCACCGGCGCCGTCGCGGCGTCGATTGCGATCCTGGCGGGAAGGGTGGTCGGGGTGTCCTGGCTGGTGGCGCCCTGCGTCCGGGTATTGCGCACCGGCCCCGCGACCGAAACATCGGTACAGAACGAAACCGACGCTGCATCCACGAGAGCAATCGGGTAGCCTGAGCAGAAATGGCCTTCGATCTGCGCCAACTCTGGGTCACGGAGTGGATCGTCTGCGGCTTCTTCCTCTACCTGATCGTCCTCTCGCGCCTGCGCCCGCTCGCGCCCGCACGCCGCCGCCGCGTGCTGCTCGTCGGCTTGGTGTGCATCGTGCTGGCCGTCATGCTGTCGCAGCTCCGGCCGTCGCCCAGCCTGCGCATCATCCGCGACTGGGTGCCGGCGATCTATCTGCTGCAGAGTTACTGGGTATCCGGCCTCTTCTTCCTGCGGCCCTCCCTGCGGCTCGAGCGCCGCCTGCTGGCGTTCGACACCTGGCTGTTTCGACGCACCGGCGTGCGCCGCGCCGCCGCGCGCGCGCCACGGCTGGTCGCCTCGTGGTTCGAGGCCACGTACCTGCTGGCGTACCCCTTCGTCCCGGTAGGCTTCGGCGTGTTCCTGGCGCTCGGACATCGCGGCAACGCGGACGCGTTCTGGATGGCGGCGCTCATCGCGGGATTCACCTGCTACGGCATGCTGCCCTGGATCCAGACGCGCCCGCCACGCGCGCTCGCGTCGGACCGCCCGCTCTGGATGCCCCACCCGAGCCTGCGCCGGCTCAACACGTCGGTGCTGCAGCGGATGAGCGTGCAGGTGAACACCTGTCCGAGCGGACACGCCGCCACGTCGGTGGCAGTCGCCCTGACGATCGTCACGGTCGGCGCCCCCGCCACCGGCGCCGGGTTCCTGCTGGTGGCGTCCAGCATCGTCGTCGCCACGGTGCTCGCGCGCTACCACTACACGCTCGACACCCTGCTCGGCCTGGCGGTCGGCATCGCCGCCTGGGGCGTCGCCTTCCTCTCGCTATAATCGGTCGCCGGCCCGACAAACATGGCCTGCGGCTCCGATTGCCGCCCAACCGGGTCTGGCCGGGCGTCTGTACCGTTTGCCGCGCAGACTCCCGGAGGCCGCTCACCTGGAGGGATACCCATGACTCGCAGACTGCTCGCGCTCGTCGCGCTGATCGCCTGGCTCACCGGCGCCCCCACGGTCGCCGCCGCCGCCGACTACCACCACATCCATCTCATCGCGACGTCGGCGGCCGAGGCCAAGGAGTGGTACATGACCCATATGGGGTGCACCGACTACGGCCGGCACAACGCCTGCGCCGCCGGTGACACGCTCATCATCTTCTTCGAGCGCGAGCCCACCGGCCCGAGCGTGGGCAGCGGCGTGGACCACATCGGGTTCTCGTTCTCCGACCTGGCCGCCAAGATGGACTCGTTCGAGGCCGCCGGCATCAGGATCCTCGAGCCCATGCGGGAGATCGACGGCCTCTTCAAGCTGGCGTTCATCGAGGACCCGTGGGGCACCAAGATCGAGGTGGTCGAGGACACCGAGTGGCTCGGCTTCCACCACCTGCACCTGCGGTCGGCCGATCCGGCCGCGGCGCTCGACTGGTACGAGCACATCTTCGCCGGCGAGCGGGACAGCCTGAAAGGCCGCATCGCGGGCCTGCGCTACGGCACCGTCTGGCTGCTCATCTCGCAACACGACGGCGAGCTGGCGCCGACCGAAGGCCGCGCCTTCGACCACCTCGGCTGGCAATTCCCCGACCTCCGCTCGGCGGCCGAGGAAATCAAGGGCAAGGGCGTCGACTTCACGATGGAGCCGCGCCCGTTCACCAACCCGCTCGGCGAGGACATGCTGATCTCGTTCGTCGTCGGCCCGGACGGCGTCCGTATCGAGATCGTGCAGCCGCGCGTGTAGCGCCGGGCGCCGCGTCCAGTCACTCGCTCACTACTGGCGTCGGTTCGCGGGACGGATCGACGCCAGTCTGCTCGGGCCGCCCCAGCCCGCCGGCGGGAAGCGGTCTCCTGCCTCTACCCCTGAGGCTTGGGCGGCCGGCAGATTACTTTACATTTATGGCGACAAATATTACCATGTATTTGTCATGCCTGTCGTGCCCAACGCGATCGCGGAGCGCTATCCCCACCTTCAGTTCCGCCGGCACTGGGAATTCGGCCCTGACGTCCACTACCAGCTTGGCCAGTGCAATGCGATCATTCGAGCGATCCGAGAGACGCCGCTCAGCCCGGATCGCTACAAGGAACTGGGACGGGTGGCCTTGATCAAGGGTGCCCAGGCGACCACCGCGATCGAGGGCAATACACTGACCGACTCCGAAGTTGAGCGGGTCGCAGACGGCGAATCGCTGCCGCCCAGCAAGCAGTACCAGGAACGCGAGGTTCGCAATGTCATTGGCGCCATGAACGACATCGTCGGAGAAGTCGCCGGCCGTGGCGGCACCCCTCCCGTCTCGGCGGCGCTCATGCTGCAGTTCCACAGGCAGATCGGAGCCGATCTCGGCGAGCACTTCGACGCTGTCCCGGGACGGTTTCGTACGGACGAACGGGTAGTCGGGCCGTATCGGTGTCCTCGGGCCGAGGACGTGCCGACCCTCGTCGACCTGCTGTGCGAATGGCTTCAGGAGGAGTTCCCGGGGGGCGAGGACTCGCCATCCTTCACGGACGCCGTGATTCAGGCAATCGTGACCCACGTCTACATCGAGTGGATCCATCCGTTCGGAGACGGCAACGGACGGACCGGCCGAATGATCGAGTTCTACCTCCTGCTGCGGGCTGGCAATCCGGATATCGCTTCCCACATCTTGTCGAACTTCTACAACCTCACGCGGCCCAGGTACTACCGGGAGCTCCAGCAGGGGCACAGGAACCGTGACCTCGGCGCTTTCATCGCCTATGCCGTCCAGGGCTACCTCGATGGCCTGCTGGAAACGCTTGGGACCATTCTGCAGGATCAGTTCAGAATCGCGTGGCGGGCACTGATTCACGACCGCTTCGCCGCACAGCGATATCGGAAGAAAGGCGTCTTCAAGCGCCGGCGAGAGCTGATGCTGCACTTCCCGTTGGGGGAAGTGGTTCCGATCGAGAAACTGGCTGTACTGAACTTGAGCCTGGCAAGGAAATACTCCAACCTGACGGAGACGACGCTCCTTCGGGATCTGAGACTCCTGATGGAAATGGGCCTCGTCGTGCATGATGAGCAGGCGGGAGGCTACCGGGCGCATACGGAACTGCTGCATCGCCAAGTGCCGGCACGACGGGTGTGAGCCGCTGGCAGCGGGATCGCAGAACGGGCCACCGCCCCGCCCCGGCGCGCGAACGGATCGACCTTGACCTTCTATGGAGCGCCAGGACCTCGACGAGCGACTTGAAAGCCTGCATGACGAAGCCGACCCGCGCCGGCGGCGGCTGCTCGCGCTCGGGCTGCTCACGGCGCAGCTCGCCCCGCTGGGCATCGAGCCGGTCCTGGTGGGCGGCGGCGCGCTGGAGTTCTATACCGCCGGCGGCTACGCGACGCACGACATGGACCTGGCGCTGCCGCACGGGCCGGAGGTGGACGCCGCGTTCGCCGCGCTCGGATTCACCAAGGAGGGCCGCTTCTGGTACCACGCGGACCTCGATCTGGTCTTCGAGGCGCCCGCGCCGGCCGGTCTGCCGGGCGAGGACGCTCCCCGTACCGAGGTCTCCGTCGACGGCCTCCGCGTCGTGATCCTCGGCGTGGAGGATCTGCTGATCGACCGCCTGCGCGCCTGGGTGCATTGGAAGAGCGACGAGGACGGACGCTGGACCCGGCGTCTCGCGCACCTGTACGCGAATCGCCTGGATTGGAGTTACCTGCGGGAGCGGACGAACGCTGCCCCCGAGGAAGCGGAACGCCTGCGACAGATCGAGCAGGAAGTGGGCCGACCATGATCGATTACGACGAGTTCCAGGCCGAAGTGCGGCGGCTCAAGCGCGAGCGCTGGGCGAAGATGCTCGCCGCCGAGCCCCCCGGTCGGCCGGCCGGCAGAAGACCGCGCGATCCGGAGCAGGAGCGGATGTTGCAGCACATGGACCGTGCCCGGCTCGAACGGGAGAATCCGGACCTGCTGCGCCGCGGACCGCAATTGCCCGCGCGGCGAGCGCGGTGATAGTAAAGTGAGCCGACACCGGAGAGAGCCCGGACCGACGGTCCGCAGGCGAGGAGATCACCGATGCACAGCAAGCCGCAGAACGACCCGACACCGAAGCCTTCGCGCAGGCGGTTCATCGAGAGCGCCGGCGCCGTCACCGGCGCGGCGTTCGCCACCGCCGCCATCCCCGGCCGCGCGGCCGCGGCGCAGCCGAGCGGCGGCGACAGCCCCGGCGCACGCTTCCGCCAACTGCTGGGCGGCGACGATCCGCCCTATTGCGTCAATTGCGGCGACGTCGCCACCGCGCGCCTCGCCGAGATGCACGGCTTCCAGATCGTGATGACCGGCGGCAGCGCCCTGTCGTTCAGCAAGTACGGCATCGGCGACTTCGGCATGATCACGATGGACGACCTGGTCGAGTTCTGCGGCCGCACCGCGGACCGCATCGCGACGCCGATCATCGCCGACGCCGACGACGGCG is a genomic window containing:
- a CDS encoding VOC family protein; this translates as MACGSDCRPTGSGRASVPFAAQTPGGRSPGGIPMTRRLLALVALIAWLTGAPTVAAAADYHHIHLIATSAAEAKEWYMTHMGCTDYGRHNACAAGDTLIIFFEREPTGPSVGSGVDHIGFSFSDLAAKMDSFEAAGIRILEPMREIDGLFKLAFIEDPWGTKIEVVEDTEWLGFHHLHLRSADPAAALDWYEHIFAGERDSLKGRIAGLRYGTVWLLISQHDGELAPTEGRAFDHLGWQFPDLRSAAEEIKGKGVDFTMEPRPFTNPLGEDMLISFVVGPDGVRIEIVQPRV
- a CDS encoding phosphatase PAP2 family protein gives rise to the protein MAFDLRQLWVTEWIVCGFFLYLIVLSRLRPLAPARRRRVLLVGLVCIVLAVMLSQLRPSPSLRIIRDWVPAIYLLQSYWVSGLFFLRPSLRLERRLLAFDTWLFRRTGVRRAAARAPRLVASWFEATYLLAYPFVPVGFGVFLALGHRGNADAFWMAALIAGFTCYGMLPWIQTRPPRALASDRPLWMPHPSLRRLNTSVLQRMSVQVNTCPSGHAATSVAVALTIVTVGAPATGAGFLLVASSIVVATVLARYHYTLDTLLGLAVGIAAWGVAFLSL
- a CDS encoding UbiD family decarboxylase gives rise to the protein MERQDLDERLESLHDEADPRRRRLLALGLLTAQLAPLGIEPVLVGGGALEFYTAGGYATHDMDLALPHGPEVDAAFAALGFTKEGRFWYHADLDLVFEAPAPAGLPGEDAPRTEVSVDGLRVVILGVEDLLIDRLRAWVHWKSDEDGRWTRRLAHLYANRLDWSYLRERTNAAPEEAERLRQIEQEVGRP
- a CDS encoding Fic family protein — encoded protein: MPVVPNAIAERYPHLQFRRHWEFGPDVHYQLGQCNAIIRAIRETPLSPDRYKELGRVALIKGAQATTAIEGNTLTDSEVERVADGESLPPSKQYQEREVRNVIGAMNDIVGEVAGRGGTPPVSAALMLQFHRQIGADLGEHFDAVPGRFRTDERVVGPYRCPRAEDVPTLVDLLCEWLQEEFPGGEDSPSFTDAVIQAIVTHVYIEWIHPFGDGNGRTGRMIEFYLLLRAGNPDIASHILSNFYNLTRPRYYRELQQGHRNRDLGAFIAYAVQGYLDGLLETLGTILQDQFRIAWRALIHDRFAAQRYRKKGVFKRRRELMLHFPLGEVVPIEKLAVLNLSLARKYSNLTETTLLRDLRLLMEMGLVVHDEQAGGYRAHTELLHRQVPARRV